A window from Leptothermofonsia sichuanensis E412 encodes these proteins:
- a CDS encoding ArnT family glycosyltransferase has product MKGLGEQQAVDFGRYWNKHPIAAKLTPVVWILVIGGIAFLWNLGSTGLVDETEPLFAEAARQMTETGDWVTPYFNQETRFDKPPLIYWLMAIAYQTIGVHEWAVRLPSAISAIALMGMVFYTLRQFGAFTETQTVSRPHELTALIGSSLVALHPLTIAWARTGVSDMLLTGCIGIALMAFFCGYAAIEKSEGNAFRWYVVCYLFIALAILTKGPVGIVLPGLVIAAFLCYVGNFKSVLREMRPFWGLLIILAIALPWYALVTLANGEAFIHSFFGYHNIERFTEVVNRHRAPWYFYFVVVFLGFAPWSLYLPVAIARLQPWKRSIWKHQPRSAHLGLFAFFWFITIFLFFTIAVTKLPSYVLPLMPASAILVALWWSEHIIQVPPPAWEVRLSAACNGIFFLIVAGLLFYAPQLVQGDRALPNLATQLQQSGLPLLGAAIALSIAGAVLLLLWRQQTRWLWLTNTLGLLLLIGVVLLPASSIVDSQRQLPLRQLSQVIAQEKQPGEEIVMIGVKKPSVVFYSRQPVTFKLRSRSTLEYLREYASRQPEPATVLILSSPDKLTHLGLQPDQYQPLGEAVPYQLVRVSTRVITQLPERE; this is encoded by the coding sequence ATCTGGGCAGTACTGGATTGGTGGATGAAACTGAACCTCTGTTTGCTGAAGCTGCCCGTCAGATGACGGAAACAGGGGATTGGGTGACTCCCTACTTCAATCAAGAAACCCGGTTTGATAAGCCACCACTGATTTACTGGCTGATGGCAATCGCCTATCAGACCATTGGCGTCCATGAGTGGGCAGTGCGGCTGCCCTCGGCAATATCCGCGATCGCCCTGATGGGGATGGTCTTCTACACCCTCAGGCAATTTGGGGCTTTTACGGAGACTCAAACTGTGTCCCGTCCCCACGAACTGACGGCCCTGATTGGCTCCAGCCTGGTTGCCCTCCATCCTTTAACCATTGCCTGGGCAAGGACGGGGGTTTCTGACATGCTGCTAACCGGGTGTATTGGCATTGCCCTGATGGCATTTTTCTGCGGGTATGCGGCGATCGAAAAGTCAGAAGGCAATGCTTTCCGCTGGTATGTTGTCTGCTATCTCTTCATCGCCCTGGCCATTCTGACCAAAGGTCCAGTTGGAATTGTGCTGCCAGGACTGGTTATCGCTGCGTTTCTGTGCTACGTGGGAAATTTCAAGTCAGTTCTGCGGGAAATGCGCCCATTCTGGGGACTGTTAATCATCCTGGCGATTGCGTTGCCCTGGTACGCTCTGGTAACGCTGGCCAATGGCGAAGCATTTATTCATTCATTTTTTGGCTACCACAATATTGAACGGTTTACTGAGGTGGTGAACCGTCATCGAGCACCCTGGTATTTCTATTTCGTGGTTGTATTTCTGGGGTTTGCTCCCTGGTCGCTGTACCTGCCTGTGGCGATCGCCCGACTGCAACCGTGGAAACGGTCCATCTGGAAGCATCAGCCCCGCTCTGCCCACCTGGGATTATTTGCCTTTTTCTGGTTCATTACCATTTTTCTGTTTTTTACCATTGCCGTCACCAAACTGCCCAGTTATGTCCTGCCCCTGATGCCAGCCTCTGCCATTCTGGTCGCCCTGTGGTGGAGTGAACACATTATTCAGGTGCCCCCGCCTGCCTGGGAAGTCAGACTGAGTGCAGCCTGTAATGGGATTTTCTTTCTGATTGTGGCTGGATTATTATTCTATGCACCTCAACTGGTGCAGGGCGATCGCGCCCTGCCCAATCTGGCGACCCAATTACAGCAATCCGGACTGCCTCTGTTGGGAGCGGCGATCGCCCTTTCAATCGCGGGCGCTGTTTTGCTGCTGCTATGGCGTCAGCAAACTCGCTGGCTGTGGTTGACCAACACCCTGGGGCTACTGCTTTTGATTGGGGTTGTTCTCCTGCCCGCCTCATCAATTGTCGATTCTCAGCGCCAGCTTCCATTACGGCAGTTGTCTCAGGTCATCGCCCAGGAAAAACAACCTGGAGAAGAAATCGTCATGATTGGTGTGAAAAAACCAAGTGTTGTGTTTTATAGCCGCCAGCCAGTAACATTCAAGCTGCGTTCCCGGTCTACCCTAGAGTACCTGCGCGAATATGCCAGTCGCCAGCCGGAACCGGCAACGGTTTTGATTTTGTCCTCGCCTGATAAGTTGACACACCTGGGGTTGCAGCCAGACCAATATCAGCCTCTGGGAGAAGCGGTTCCTTACCAACTGGTTCGAGTTTCGACCCGGGTCATTACTCAATTGCCTGAACGGGAGTAA